A genomic region of Synechococcus sp. NOUM97013 contains the following coding sequences:
- a CDS encoding DUF3067 family protein: MLVESPSSSLPDPLSVDEVVELLRSRWQASYDLQLVTRRRRMYLQVMWAYLEQQSFPLNEEGYRAHLAEVLEIVNRLGQAGVVRDWLSTTRDRPRLGKALSLQLQGEERLEEFLL; this comes from the coding sequence GTGCTTGTTGAATCACCTTCGTCGTCTCTGCCGGATCCTCTGAGCGTGGATGAGGTGGTCGAACTTCTGCGCTCTCGCTGGCAAGCCAGCTACGACTTGCAGTTGGTGACCCGTCGTCGGCGGATGTATCTGCAGGTGATGTGGGCCTATCTCGAGCAGCAATCGTTCCCTTTGAACGAGGAGGGTTACCGAGCTCACCTCGCCGAAGTGTTGGAAATCGTCAACCGATTGGGGCAGGCAGGGGTCGTTCGGGACTGGTTAAGCACCACGCGAGACCGTCCCAGGCTTGGGAAAGCCCTCAGCCTGCAGCTGCAGGGGGAGGAGAGGCTGGAGGAGTTTCTGCTTTGA
- the petC gene encoding cytochrome b6-f complex iron-sulfur subunit, producing MTQTPAGDVPGMGRRQFMNLLTFGSVTGVALGALYPVVNYFIPPRAAGGGGGTTAKDELGNPVTASGWLSNHPSGDRSLIQGLKGDPTYLIVEGDDAIGSYGINAICTHLGCVVPWNSGANKFMCPCHGSQYDATGKVVRGPAPLSLALANVSVEDDNVFVSQWTETDFRTGEKPWWG from the coding sequence ATGACTCAGACGCCAGCAGGTGACGTGCCCGGAATGGGCCGCCGGCAGTTTATGAATCTGCTGACCTTCGGGTCCGTGACCGGCGTAGCGCTCGGCGCTCTTTATCCGGTGGTGAATTACTTCATCCCCCCTCGCGCTGCGGGTGGCGGTGGCGGCACCACTGCAAAAGATGAGCTGGGCAATCCGGTCACCGCCAGTGGCTGGCTGAGCAACCACCCCAGTGGCGACCGCAGCCTTATCCAGGGACTCAAAGGCGACCCCACCTATTTGATCGTCGAAGGCGATGACGCCATCGGCAGCTACGGCATCAATGCCATCTGCACCCACCTCGGTTGCGTGGTGCCCTGGAACAGCGGTGCCAACAAGTTCATGTGTCCCTGTCATGGCAGCCAGTACGACGCCACCGGCAAGGTGGTGCGCGGTCCAGCACCCCTGTCCCTTGCCCTGGCCAACGTCAGCGTTGAAGACGACAACGTGTTCGTGAGCCAGTGGACCGAGACCGACTTCCGCACGGGCGAGAAGCCCTGGTGGGGCTGA
- the petA gene encoding cytochrome f: protein MRRLLSPLFAALIVGVAVFSAPSSSWAYPFWAQQNYDAPREATGKIVCANCHLAKKLTQAELPQSVLPDTVFKASVKIPYEEGLQEIGADGSDVGLQVGAVIQLPDGFTLAPQDRWTDEIKEETEGVYFTQYSDDQPNILLVGPLPGDQHQEIVFPILSPDPATDSNIHFGKYQVFVGGNRGRGQVYPTGEKSNNTVFTAPATGTIDSIEDGDNGAKVVTISSEDGSSVSETIPVGPTLLVATGESVVAGAPLTNDPNVGGFGQMDAEVVLQNPVRIYGLLAFFAAVALAQIMLVLKKKQIEKVQAAEGV, encoded by the coding sequence ATGCGCCGCCTTCTCTCACCCCTATTCGCCGCTCTGATCGTCGGCGTTGCCGTGTTCTCGGCACCTTCCAGCAGCTGGGCTTATCCCTTCTGGGCTCAGCAGAACTATGACGCCCCCCGCGAAGCCACCGGCAAGATTGTTTGCGCCAACTGCCACTTGGCGAAGAAGCTCACCCAGGCTGAGCTGCCTCAATCCGTGCTTCCCGACACGGTGTTCAAGGCATCCGTGAAGATCCCCTACGAGGAGGGTCTCCAGGAAATCGGAGCCGACGGCAGCGACGTCGGACTGCAAGTAGGTGCTGTGATCCAGTTGCCCGACGGCTTCACTCTGGCACCCCAGGATCGTTGGACCGACGAGATCAAGGAAGAAACAGAGGGCGTTTACTTCACCCAGTACAGCGACGACCAACCCAACATCCTTCTGGTGGGCCCCCTCCCCGGTGACCAGCATCAGGAGATCGTCTTCCCGATCTTGTCTCCCGACCCTGCCACCGACAGCAACATCCACTTCGGCAAGTACCAGGTCTTCGTGGGAGGCAACCGTGGCCGTGGCCAGGTGTACCCCACCGGCGAGAAGAGCAACAACACAGTCTTCACGGCTCCTGCAACCGGAACCATTGACTCCATCGAAGACGGTGACAACGGCGCCAAGGTGGTCACCATCAGCAGCGAAGACGGCAGCAGCGTGAGCGAAACCATCCCTGTCGGCCCCACATTGCTCGTGGCCACAGGTGAATCCGTTGTCGCCGGTGCGCCTCTGACCAACGATCCCAATGTCGGCGGTTTCGGCCAGATGGACGCTGAGGTTGTGCTTCAGAACCCAGTTCGTATCTACGGGCTGCTCGCTTTCTTCGCCGCTGTAGCTCTTGCCCAGATCATGCTGGTGCTGAAGAAGAAGCAGATCGAGAAAGTCCAAGCCGCTGAGGGCGTCTGA
- the lgt gene encoding prolipoprotein diacylglyceryl transferase, with product MNPVLTAVFTSPGPELFQLGPFVLRWYGLLIAVAVLIGLNLSSWLARQRGLESNLISDLLPILVLAAVVGARIYYVAFEWQSYQRSWWDAFAIWRGGIAIHGALLAGTLAVILFCRWRRVAFWDVLDVLVPSVVLGQAIGRWGNFFNSEAFGVPTDLPWKLFIPFASRPQIFSDSEFFHPTFLYESIWNLGVFVLLMALFQLGRKQKLRLPAGAISCLYLLSYSLGRIWIEGLRIDPLCLGGQPPFCDGGLRMAQLMSFSLMAIAGFGLYWLYGRQASLPDPGLRQTEGS from the coding sequence CTGAACCCGGTGCTCACCGCAGTTTTCACATCGCCTGGGCCCGAGCTGTTTCAGCTCGGGCCTTTTGTTCTCCGCTGGTACGGCCTGCTGATAGCAGTGGCCGTACTGATCGGCCTTAATCTCTCCAGCTGGCTGGCACGTCAACGGGGGCTGGAATCCAATCTGATCAGCGACCTGCTTCCGATCCTGGTACTGGCAGCTGTTGTGGGAGCCAGGATTTATTACGTGGCATTCGAATGGCAGAGCTACCAACGCTCCTGGTGGGATGCGTTCGCGATCTGGAGAGGAGGCATCGCCATCCACGGCGCCCTGCTGGCAGGCACTTTGGCCGTGATTTTGTTCTGTCGATGGAGGCGTGTGGCCTTCTGGGATGTGCTGGATGTACTGGTGCCATCGGTCGTACTGGGCCAGGCCATTGGCCGTTGGGGAAATTTTTTCAATTCAGAAGCCTTCGGTGTTCCAACCGACCTGCCCTGGAAACTATTCATCCCCTTTGCGAGCCGCCCACAGATCTTCAGCGACTCCGAATTTTTCCACCCCACCTTTCTGTACGAGTCAATCTGGAATCTTGGGGTGTTTGTGCTTCTGATGGCGCTCTTTCAGCTGGGACGCAAGCAGAAACTCCGGCTTCCTGCCGGTGCCATCAGTTGTCTCTACTTGTTGAGTTACAGCCTTGGTCGCATCTGGATCGAGGGCCTGAGGATTGATCCTCTTTGCCTGGGAGGTCAGCCCCCCTTCTGTGATGGCGGTTTGCGCATGGCTCAACTGATGAGTTTCAGCCTGATGGCCATAGCGGGCTTCGGGTTGTATTGGCTCTATGGACGCCAAGCCTCTCTGCCCGACCCAGGCCTGCGACAGACGGAAGGATCATGA
- the cobM gene encoding precorrin-4 C(11)-methyltransferase encodes MIKLSIVGAGPGAPDLLTRRAEDRIRAADVLIWTDSLVSPQIAGLAREGCESIRTSTLTLEEVLPLMINRAKQGLRVVRLHDGDPALYSALNEQVCGLADAGIEVEVVPGISAYQATAAALNAELTIPGVVQTIVLSRTGGRTGVPEREELGNLARLQASLCLYLSARHIDDVQATLLEHYPADTPVAIGYRVSWPDQWMTMVPLDQMAKTSHKRNLIRTTLYIVSPAFRSSKERSRLYAPDHDHLFRPNR; translated from the coding sequence ATGATCAAGCTTTCGATCGTGGGTGCCGGGCCAGGCGCTCCTGACCTGCTCACCCGCCGAGCTGAAGACAGGATCCGTGCGGCCGACGTGCTGATCTGGACTGACTCACTGGTTTCCCCTCAGATCGCTGGCCTGGCTCGGGAGGGTTGCGAAAGCATTCGCACCAGCACCCTCACGCTGGAAGAGGTGCTTCCACTGATGATCAACCGCGCCAAGCAAGGTCTCAGAGTGGTGCGTCTGCACGATGGAGATCCTGCTCTCTACAGCGCTTTGAATGAACAGGTCTGCGGACTTGCTGATGCCGGCATTGAGGTGGAGGTTGTCCCCGGCATCAGTGCTTATCAGGCCACAGCTGCAGCTCTGAATGCCGAACTGACCATTCCGGGGGTTGTTCAAACCATCGTGCTGAGTCGGACAGGTGGACGCACCGGTGTGCCGGAGCGCGAAGAATTGGGGAATCTGGCCAGGCTTCAAGCGTCGTTATGTCTTTATCTGAGCGCGCGTCATATTGATGACGTGCAAGCAACCTTATTGGAGCACTACCCAGCCGACACGCCGGTGGCGATTGGCTATCGGGTGAGCTGGCCGGATCAGTGGATGACGATGGTGCCCCTCGATCAGATGGCCAAGACAAGCCATAAACGCAATCTAATCCGCACCACGCTGTATATCGTCAGCCCTGCATTTCGCTCCAGCAAGGAGCGCTCAAGACTGTATGCACCGGATCACGACCATCTGTTCAGACCTAACCGCTGA
- a CDS encoding helix-turn-helix domain-containing protein → MWSSDSGRSKDAESAATLQDIGAILRQARESQALTCEQLAGALNMGTEQLTALEAGDLDRLPEPVFVTAMTRRVASKLHVDSDPLIQRLQTALANPASTKTSEPDAGAKTRSAPQTVKSPGHSWGRWITAAIGIAAVAGGAMVLASQRRTLQTTSIPSTQQTIPSSAAMSSRSSAVAVELDAPTAPASITITSSEPSWLSIRNSDGSKFFEGTLADSKTLPADANVEIYAGRPDLVLISRGDETPKALGTIEQVRWYKLNP, encoded by the coding sequence ATGTGGTCGTCGGATTCCGGTCGCAGCAAAGATGCTGAATCCGCCGCAACGCTTCAGGACATCGGCGCCATTCTCCGTCAGGCGCGTGAGTCGCAAGCTTTGACATGCGAGCAACTGGCTGGGGCACTGAACATGGGAACCGAGCAACTGACGGCCCTGGAGGCGGGTGACCTCGATCGGCTGCCAGAACCGGTGTTCGTCACGGCCATGACCCGTCGCGTTGCCTCCAAACTCCATGTGGACAGCGACCCTCTGATCCAACGCTTGCAGACAGCGCTTGCCAATCCGGCCAGCACCAAGACATCGGAGCCCGACGCCGGTGCAAAGACTCGCTCCGCCCCGCAAACGGTCAAAAGCCCCGGTCATTCGTGGGGTCGCTGGATCACGGCGGCCATCGGCATTGCGGCTGTGGCCGGTGGAGCCATGGTGCTGGCCAGCCAAAGGCGGACACTTCAGACCACGTCCATCCCGTCCACGCAGCAGACCATTCCCTCGTCTGCTGCGATGAGCAGCCGTTCAAGCGCCGTTGCCGTTGAACTGGATGCGCCGACGGCACCTGCTTCCATCACCATCACGAGCTCGGAACCCAGCTGGCTGTCGATCCGCAACAGCGATGGATCCAAATTCTTTGAAGGAACCCTGGCTGACAGCAAAACATTGCCCGCTGATGCGAATGTTGAGATCTACGCCGGCAGGCCGGATCTGGTATTGATCAGCCGCGGCGACGAGACCCCTAAGGCACTGGGCACCATCGAACAGGTGCGTTGGTACAAACTCAATCCCTGA
- a CDS encoding Ppx/GppA phosphatase family protein codes for MSGAESSLVTTVDLNDQRLNQALDKGQSELRKVRRVAAIDVGTNSTHMLVASVDVALGTFSIDLAEKSTTRLGERDPETGELTPEAIARGLKSLRHFQELALSHKVEQIVVAATSAVREAPNGRDFLQTIKDQLDLDVDLVSGPEEARLIYLGVLSGMPFGDRPHLVLDIGGGSTELILADGRDARALTSTRVGAVRLQRDFVKDDPIPPQRRSFLQAFIQGSLEPAVDKVHRRIKPGETPVLVATSGTAMAIGALAASEDERPPLKLHGYKVSRQRLNRVVERLATMTPDQRRGLTAINDRRAEIIVPGSLILQTTMQMLGVDELVLSERALREGLIVDWMLRHGLLEDRFSFQSSIRQRTVIHQVQRFAVNQIRAERVASHALSLYDNTHGTLHRDDGSGRDLLWAAAMLHACGQHINLSAYHKHSWYLIRHGELLGYSEAEHLMIAAIARYHRRSLPKKRHESWQALPTRDNRRTVSEMSLLLRLAAALDRRPEPVVRTLVTEVVGNDLVLELVPERLNQNVSLEQWSLESCSEVVKTVTGLTLRVKVRD; via the coding sequence ATGTCAGGTGCCGAGTCTTCGCTTGTGACCACCGTGGACCTCAATGATCAGCGTTTGAATCAGGCTCTGGACAAGGGGCAGAGCGAGCTACGAAAGGTGCGGCGCGTGGCCGCGATCGATGTCGGCACGAACTCCACCCACATGCTCGTGGCGTCGGTGGATGTGGCGTTGGGAACGTTCAGCATTGATCTGGCGGAAAAATCCACCACTCGTCTGGGTGAGCGCGATCCAGAGACTGGTGAGCTCACGCCTGAGGCGATTGCCCGTGGACTGAAGAGCTTGCGTCACTTTCAGGAGCTCGCACTCAGTCACAAGGTGGAGCAGATCGTCGTCGCCGCCACCAGTGCTGTGCGTGAGGCCCCCAACGGCCGGGATTTCCTCCAGACGATCAAAGATCAGCTCGACCTTGACGTGGATCTCGTCAGTGGTCCGGAGGAAGCGCGCCTGATTTACCTCGGCGTCTTGTCGGGAATGCCCTTCGGAGATCGTCCGCATCTGGTGCTTGACATCGGCGGCGGCTCAACCGAGTTGATCCTCGCGGATGGCCGGGATGCTCGTGCACTCACCAGCACCCGTGTCGGCGCAGTGAGGCTTCAGCGTGATTTTGTCAAAGATGACCCGATCCCGCCCCAACGTCGCTCCTTCCTGCAGGCCTTCATTCAGGGCTCCCTGGAGCCTGCGGTGGACAAGGTGCACCGCCGCATCAAACCAGGGGAAACCCCCGTGCTGGTGGCCACAAGCGGCACTGCTATGGCGATCGGTGCTTTGGCAGCCTCCGAGGACGAGCGCCCTCCGTTGAAGCTGCACGGTTACAAAGTTTCTCGGCAGCGACTGAACCGCGTTGTGGAGAGGCTTGCAACCATGACGCCTGATCAGCGACGTGGTCTCACGGCGATCAATGATCGCCGGGCCGAAATCATCGTCCCGGGGTCACTGATCCTTCAGACCACCATGCAGATGCTGGGGGTGGACGAACTGGTCCTGAGTGAAAGGGCCCTGCGCGAGGGTCTGATCGTGGATTGGATGTTGCGTCACGGGCTGCTGGAGGACCGATTCAGCTTCCAAAGCAGCATCCGGCAGCGCACAGTGATTCATCAGGTTCAACGGTTCGCTGTGAATCAGATCCGTGCTGAGCGGGTGGCGAGTCATGCCCTGAGCCTCTACGACAACACGCATGGAACCCTGCACCGTGATGACGGATCCGGACGGGATCTGCTCTGGGCGGCCGCCATGTTGCATGCCTGCGGTCAGCACATCAATCTGTCGGCTTATCACAAGCACTCCTGGTATCTGATCCGCCACGGCGAGCTTCTGGGCTATTCAGAAGCCGAGCATCTGATGATTGCAGCCATTGCCCGTTATCACCGCCGCAGCCTGCCCAAGAAGCGTCATGAGTCGTGGCAGGCACTGCCAACCAGGGACAACCGTCGAACCGTGTCAGAGATGTCTTTGTTGCTGCGCCTTGCAGCTGCACTGGACCGCAGGCCCGAACCGGTGGTGAGAACCCTCGTCACCGAGGTGGTCGGCAATGATCTCGTTTTGGAACTGGTGCCTGAACGTCTCAATCAGAACGTCAGTCTTGAGCAGTGGAGTCTGGAGAGCTGCTCGGAGGTGGTGAAGACTGTCACCGGACTAACTCTGCGGGTGAAAGTCAGGGATTGA
- a CDS encoding 4-hydroxybenzoate polyprenyltransferase, producing the protein MTGTTFARVTTPWLALLRWNKPTGRLILLIPAGWSLWLAPAAPPSLALVLRILIGGLAVSGAGCVANDLWDQRIDSEVERTRQRPLASGALGRSQAMVALVLLLALSFGVVLSFPVEVLQLCLLLAVLALPPILLYPSAKRWFPFPQAVLAICWGFAVLIPWAAFEGNVWPSLTLISCWFATVCWTFSFDTVYAMADRPDDARLGLRSSALSLGRGAVRTVKAGYGLTSAALAIAAASAEVGVVFWPVWGLATVGFWQSTQALRASEQQEPTIYARHFARQVQIGALLLGGLVLSRGFG; encoded by the coding sequence GTGACCGGAACGACCTTCGCGCGCGTCACGACACCCTGGTTGGCCTTACTGCGCTGGAACAAACCCACAGGTCGCCTGATCCTGCTCATTCCGGCCGGCTGGAGCCTCTGGCTGGCCCCAGCCGCCCCGCCTTCCCTGGCCCTGGTGCTGCGCATCCTGATCGGTGGGCTTGCCGTCAGTGGAGCAGGTTGTGTGGCCAATGATCTCTGGGATCAACGAATTGATTCCGAGGTGGAACGCACCCGCCAACGCCCGCTGGCCAGCGGCGCACTGGGCCGTTCTCAAGCGATGGTGGCGCTGGTGCTGCTGCTGGCACTGTCTTTCGGGGTCGTGCTCAGTTTTCCGGTTGAGGTGCTGCAGCTGTGCCTGTTGCTGGCGGTCCTGGCCCTGCCGCCGATCCTTCTTTATCCCTCCGCCAAGCGCTGGTTCCCGTTCCCGCAAGCTGTGCTGGCGATCTGCTGGGGCTTCGCTGTGCTCATCCCCTGGGCCGCGTTTGAAGGCAACGTTTGGCCCAGCCTGACGCTGATCAGCTGCTGGTTCGCCACGGTCTGTTGGACCTTCAGTTTCGACACGGTGTACGCCATGGCCGACCGGCCGGACGATGCTCGGCTCGGGCTGCGTAGCAGTGCTCTTTCCTTAGGACGTGGAGCCGTCAGAACAGTGAAGGCGGGCTATGGCCTGACTTCAGCAGCGCTGGCGATTGCTGCCGCATCCGCTGAGGTGGGCGTGGTGTTCTGGCCCGTCTGGGGGCTGGCCACCGTGGGGTTTTGGCAATCCACCCAAGCCCTTCGCGCCTCCGAACAACAGGAGCCGACGATTTACGCGCGTCATTTCGCCCGTCAGGTTCAGATCGGAGCGCTACTGCTGGGAGGGTTGGTGCTGTCCCGGGGGTTCGGATGA
- a CDS encoding LD-carboxypeptidase, with the protein MTLTGFSHQWPAPLRTGDRVGIAAASSCLQDHDTLQEGIAVLTSWGLQVNPPPPLERRWGYLAGRDDERRKDLLLPSPGALLACARGGWGAARLLEAPIAWPEGWLLGFSDVTALLCSRWARGLGGGIHGPLLTTLASEPQWSQERLRHLLFGQPVAPLQGTCWRSGKTSGPLVTINLTVASHLLGTPHLPDLRGAILVIEDVGEAPYRIDRMLTHWRLAGVLQQLAGIGFGRFSGCDDASEETSANKTSADTFTLEQVLRERTADLNCPVIADLPVGHGSGGNAALPVGVQALLDADQGSLSVVMPSQR; encoded by the coding sequence ATGACCCTGACGGGTTTCTCGCACCAATGGCCAGCTCCGCTGCGAACCGGTGACCGGGTAGGGATCGCCGCAGCCAGCTCCTGCCTGCAAGACCACGACACGCTGCAGGAAGGGATTGCCGTTCTCACGTCTTGGGGGTTGCAGGTCAACCCTCCACCACCTCTAGAACGGCGCTGGGGCTATCTGGCCGGACGCGACGATGAACGCCGAAAGGATCTCCTGCTTCCATCGCCAGGGGCACTGCTGGCCTGTGCGCGTGGCGGCTGGGGAGCGGCACGCCTGCTGGAAGCGCCCATTGCTTGGCCGGAAGGCTGGTTGCTGGGGTTTTCCGACGTCACAGCCCTGCTCTGCAGCCGCTGGGCCCGCGGCCTGGGAGGAGGGATTCATGGACCACTACTCACCACCCTGGCGAGCGAACCGCAGTGGAGCCAGGAACGACTGAGGCATCTGCTGTTCGGACAACCGGTCGCGCCTCTTCAGGGCACCTGTTGGCGCAGCGGCAAGACCTCAGGCCCCCTGGTCACGATCAATCTGACCGTGGCATCGCACTTGCTGGGCACGCCACACCTCCCGGATCTTCGTGGTGCCATTCTCGTGATCGAAGACGTGGGCGAAGCGCCCTACCGAATCGATCGGATGCTCACCCACTGGCGACTCGCTGGCGTGTTGCAGCAACTCGCTGGGATCGGTTTCGGTCGCTTCAGCGGCTGTGATGACGCCAGCGAGGAGACCTCTGCCAACAAGACCTCCGCCGACACCTTCACGCTGGAACAGGTGCTGCGGGAGCGGACGGCAGATCTGAACTGCCCGGTGATTGCCGATCTGCCGGTCGGCCACGGAAGCGGTGGCAATGCAGCCCTACCAGTAGGAGTGCAGGCACTGCTGGACGCGGATCAGGGGTCCCTGAGTGTTGTGATGCCGTCTCAACGCTGA
- the ispD gene encoding 2-C-methyl-D-erythritol 4-phosphate cytidylyltransferase produces the protein MHLLIAAAGSGRRMGADCNKLLLPLLGRPVLAWTLDAAFAASDIRWIGVIGQPLDQAAIAPLLQEAPKPVVWIQGGATRQESVERGLAALPGDAEHVLIHDGARCLVESALLNRCARAVQEGGAVIAATPVTDTIKRVDAQGVIADTPDRAELWAAQTPQGFAVASLRQGHDEAKARGWSVTDDASLFERLGWHVRVLDAGPANIKVTTPFDLTVAEAVLGQR, from the coding sequence GTGCATCTGTTGATCGCTGCCGCCGGCAGCGGCCGCCGCATGGGAGCGGATTGCAACAAGCTCCTGCTGCCCCTGCTGGGCAGGCCGGTGCTGGCCTGGACTTTGGACGCCGCCTTTGCGGCATCCGACATCCGCTGGATCGGCGTGATCGGTCAGCCGCTGGATCAGGCCGCCATCGCACCGTTGCTGCAGGAAGCGCCGAAGCCGGTGGTTTGGATTCAAGGGGGAGCAACGCGCCAGGAATCGGTTGAACGCGGTCTGGCGGCTCTTCCCGGCGATGCTGAGCACGTGCTCATTCATGACGGAGCCCGCTGTCTGGTTGAGTCCGCGCTGTTGAACCGCTGCGCTCGGGCTGTGCAGGAAGGGGGTGCTGTGATCGCCGCCACGCCAGTCACGGACACGATCAAACGGGTGGATGCCCAGGGCGTGATTGCGGACACGCCTGACCGCGCGGAGCTGTGGGCGGCACAGACGCCGCAGGGATTTGCAGTGGCGTCTCTGCGGCAGGGACACGACGAGGCCAAGGCCCGTGGCTGGAGCGTGACTGACGACGCTTCCCTGTTTGAGCGGCTGGGCTGGCATGTGCGGGTTCTCGATGCCGGGCCCGCCAACATCAAGGTCACCACGCCATTTGATCTCACGGTGGCGGAGGCCGTGCTCGGTCAGCGTTGA
- a CDS encoding glycosyltransferase family 9 protein: protein MRVLALSPGSLQEQLERLPALAATAEQLQASLQVACDPSHLGLWKLLPAVEKVIPFPFNAAPNLADWANLLGLVREPDFQACLNFATGRQVNLMLSMSHIPTRIATEGFSSTTQAKINAGWLPQELQAFLTPIGVKLQADDFRLSLSAKAMDTARQRQPSGDGPLLLLAPSAITGDWPQERWTALPDSIRSKLPQLRSQLLAPEMSVSDKAAAVACADVVLSSCPITQLLATYCGLPLVALGARADQLPQREVIRRLESPDLSSLSDADVMQALGF, encoded by the coding sequence ATGCGCGTTCTCGCTCTCAGTCCCGGAAGCCTTCAGGAGCAGCTTGAGCGCCTTCCGGCCCTGGCTGCCACCGCTGAACAGCTGCAGGCCAGTCTCCAAGTGGCCTGCGATCCATCCCATCTGGGGCTGTGGAAACTTCTCCCCGCAGTGGAGAAGGTGATTCCCTTTCCCTTCAACGCAGCACCCAACCTGGCGGATTGGGCCAACCTGCTCGGCCTCGTGCGCGAACCCGACTTTCAGGCCTGCCTGAATTTCGCCACCGGTCGACAAGTGAATCTGATGCTGTCGATGAGCCATATCCCCACGCGAATCGCCACTGAGGGGTTCTCCAGCACAACGCAGGCGAAGATCAATGCCGGCTGGCTGCCCCAGGAGCTGCAAGCGTTTCTGACGCCGATCGGGGTCAAGCTTCAAGCGGATGACTTCCGTTTGAGCCTGAGTGCGAAGGCCATGGACACGGCCCGCCAGCGTCAACCATCCGGCGATGGGCCCCTCCTGCTGCTGGCCCCCAGCGCCATCACTGGAGACTGGCCCCAGGAGCGCTGGACCGCTCTTCCCGACAGCATCCGCAGCAAGTTGCCTCAGCTGCGCAGTCAGCTATTGGCACCTGAAATGTCTGTGTCAGACAAAGCAGCGGCTGTGGCCTGCGCGGATGTGGTGCTGAGCAGTTGCCCAATCACACAGCTCCTGGCAACTTATTGCGGTCTGCCATTGGTGGCGCTTGGGGCCAGAGCAGATCAGCTCCCGCAGCGTGAGGTGATCCGGCGACTGGAAAGCCCCGATCTCTCCTCCCTTTCCGATGCGGATGTGATGCAGGCCCTGGGCTTCTGA
- a CDS encoding TrkA family potassium uptake protein, which produces MRSRRRPGASARHRIRLRHLTLIAKPWLLPVMALTVLVLGGALGYRITEGWDWGDCLWMVLITISTIGYGEVEPLSQAGRLVTVLIIAGGLLVVQLSIQRVLGLSESGYFRQVRELRFRRMLRRMHNHVILCGYGRIGREIGEQLRRDQVPVLVVELDPARKAAAEQCGLKVLQADATLDETLLEAGLHRCRSLVAALPSNAANLYVILSARGLEKTCRLIARADSEEAAAKLELAGASVVVSPYVAGGRMMAATALRPLAVDFVDLLAGSDCEIEEFRLSKDPLVMSHLAGRSLADLDLARRTGAMVLAIRENTTLTANPSGAMTLAPGQMLVVMGSQQQLQDLRRILGDGVDAVETMSGISTSN; this is translated from the coding sequence ATGCGGAGCCGCAGGCGACCTGGAGCGTCCGCGAGGCACCGCATCAGGCTCCGCCATCTGACCTTGATCGCCAAACCGTGGTTACTGCCGGTGATGGCGCTCACGGTCCTGGTGCTGGGAGGCGCTTTGGGCTATCGCATCACCGAGGGATGGGACTGGGGTGATTGTCTGTGGATGGTGCTGATCACCATCAGCACCATCGGCTACGGAGAAGTCGAACCCCTCTCGCAAGCCGGCCGCTTGGTCACCGTCCTGATCATTGCTGGCGGTCTGCTGGTGGTGCAGCTCTCGATCCAGCGCGTGCTGGGACTGTCAGAATCGGGCTACTTCCGACAGGTGCGGGAGCTGAGGTTTCGCCGGATGCTTCGGCGCATGCACAACCATGTGATTCTTTGCGGTTACGGCAGAATTGGCCGTGAGATCGGCGAGCAACTGCGTCGTGACCAGGTGCCGGTGCTCGTGGTGGAACTGGACCCTGCCCGCAAAGCCGCTGCAGAGCAATGCGGCTTGAAGGTGCTTCAGGCTGACGCCACCCTGGATGAAACGCTGCTGGAAGCTGGCCTTCACCGCTGCCGCAGCCTGGTGGCTGCTCTCCCCAGCAACGCCGCCAATCTCTATGTGATTCTCAGTGCCCGCGGGCTCGAGAAAACCTGCCGACTAATTGCCCGCGCTGACAGCGAAGAAGCCGCAGCCAAGCTGGAACTGGCTGGAGCCAGTGTGGTGGTGAGTCCTTATGTGGCTGGTGGACGAATGATGGCGGCCACGGCCCTGCGCCCCCTGGCGGTCGATTTTGTTGATCTGCTGGCGGGGTCCGATTGTGAAATTGAAGAATTCCGCCTCAGCAAGGACCCCCTTGTGATGAGTCACCTCGCCGGTCGCAGCCTCGCGGATCTCGACCTAGCACGACGCACTGGTGCCATGGTTCTGGCCATCCGAGAGAACACCACCCTGACGGCCAATCCCAGTGGCGCCATGACCCTGGCGCCTGGCCAGATGCTGGTGGTGATGGGCAGTCAGCAGCAGCTGCAGGATCTGCGGCGCATCCTGGGGGATGGCGTCGATGCCGTGGAAACCATGAGCGGCATCAGCACATCGAATTAA